Proteins from one Palaemon carinicauda isolate YSFRI2023 chromosome 44, ASM3689809v2, whole genome shotgun sequence genomic window:
- the LOC137634377 gene encoding rhoptry surface protein CERLI2-like, which translates to MAALSPVNELMVELMWRMIFLSLELQHIVQIHKHNLIRKKISEYEKNDHAWKNNDVESKQRKDKDVDSNQLKDNIVESKQWKDNNVDSNQLKDNIVESKQWKDNNVDSNQLKDNDVESKQWKDNDDDSNQSKDNDVESKQWKDNDDDSNQSKDNDVESKQRKDEDVDSNQLKDNDVESKQRKDEDVHSNQLKDNNVESKQ; encoded by the exons atggcagcactgTCACCCGTAAACGAGTTGATGG TTGAACTAATGTGGCGAATGATTTTCCTGTCTCTAGAATTACAACATATAGTCCAAATTCATAAACATAATCTAATCAGGAAAAAAATTAGCGAATATGAGAAAAATGACCATGCTTGGAAAA ACAACGACGTCGAATCAAAACAACGAAAAGACAAAGACGTCGATTCAAACCAATTAAAAGACAACATCGTCGAATCAAAACAATGGAAAGACAACAATGTCGATTCAAACCAATTAAAAGACAACATCGTCGAATCAAAACAATGGAAAGACAACAACGTCGATTCAAACCAATTAAAAGACAACGACGTCGAATCAAAACAATGGAAAGACAACGACGACGATTCAAACCAATCAAAAGACAACGACGTCGAATCAAAACAATGGAAAGACAACGACGACGATTCAAACCAATCAAAAGACAACGACGTCGAATCAAAACAACGAAAAGACGAAGACGTCGATTCAAACCAATTAAAAGACAACGACGTCGAATCAAAACAACGAAAAGACGAGGACGTCCATTCAAACCAATTAAAAGACAACAACGTCGAATCAAAACAATGA